The following proteins are co-located in the Lepisosteus oculatus isolate fLepOcu1 chromosome 9, fLepOcu1.hap2, whole genome shotgun sequence genome:
- the hectd3 gene encoding E3 ubiquitin-protein ligase HECTD3 yields the protein MSPGENSHVLLGRIRFLVECIDCFRNSKPLPASLCFVPKEVCYKICKDSSSGANAPAGASSCSSSAGKSLVSVWESPSQAPQSKKLFKFNIEPKKGTCIRTTGEEYCNSYGLWVKLNKEQLEEHRPGLDVEEGWLLVCKHTEGGDRLVPVESPETVCRQQQLFGYDYKPCTRWEQVVDAEYSLHLGTRPRIAEQDPAGVQKLRYVPPTWTFECDEDLVHYFYDHVGKEDENLGSVKQSVESIDVSSNSIREDPTGSVECLTDGDAETYWESDGLQGQHWIRLHMKKGTVVKKLILTVDSTDDNYMPKRITVFGGEGDNLKKLSDVNIDENLIGDVCVLEDMSSHLPVIEIRIVECRDEGIDVRIRGLKIKSSRERDLGLNADMFQSPNLVRYPRLEGTPPDVLYRRAIVIQRFISLLDSLLPHLVPAWDYTLGTFNHLKHVKQFLLLSKRRSALITQCLKHSETSKPSFMPRLYINRRLAMEHRDNPSLDPSCKNAVFTQVYEGLKPSDKYEKVLDYRWPVRYDQWWECKFISEGIIDQGGGFRDSLADMSEELCPSSAECPVPLPFFTRTSNQGTGEARDCYVPNPSCREFQKYEWIGQLMGAALRGKDFVVLALPGIVWKQLTGEAVSWNKDFPAVDSVLVKLLEAIENMDKETFEFKFGQELTYTTLLSDGRMVELVSGGGSTAVTFEDRREFIRLVQKARLEENREQIAAMQAGLVKVVPQAVLDLLTWQELEKKVCGDPEITVEALKRLTRYEDLEQSDERVQYLWEALTNFTNEDRSRFLRFVTGRSRLPAPIYIFPDKQGTETTDALPQSSTCSSTLYLPNYPSAKVCEEKLRYAAYNCVAIDTDMSPWEE from the exons AGCCTGTGCTTCGTCCCCAAGGAAGTCTGCTACAAGATCTGCAAGGACTCGTCCAGCGGCGCGAACGCCCCGgccggcgcctcctcctgcagctcctcGGCCGGCAAGAGCCTGGTGTCGGTGTGGGAGAGCCCGTCCCAGGCTCCGCAGAGCAAGAAGCTGTTCAAGTTCAACATCGAGCCGAAGAAGGGCACCTGCATCAGGACGACCGGGGAAGAGTACTGCAACAGCTACGGCCTGTGGGTCAAATTAAACAAG GAGCAGCTGGAGGAGCACAGGCCCGGTCTGGACGTGGAGGAGGGCTGGCTCCTGGTGTGCAAGCACACCGAGGGCGGCGACAGACTGGTGCCAGTCGAGTCCCCCGAGACGGTCTGCAGGCAGCAGCAGCTCTTCGGATACGACTACAAGCCCTGCACCAG GTGGGAGCAGGTGGTGGACGCCGAGTACAGCCTTCACCTGGGCACCAGACCCCGGATTGCAGAGCAGGACCCGGCCGGCGTGCAGAAGCTCAG GTACGTGCCCCCCACCTGGACGTTCGAGTGCGATGAGGACCTGGTCCACTATTTCTATGACCACGTCGGCAAGGAGGACGAGAACCTGGGCAGCGTGAAGCAGAGTGTGGAGAGCATCGACGTGTCCTCCAACTCCATACGG GAGGACCCCACGGGGAGTGTGGAGTGCCTGACCGATGGGGACGCTGAGACGTACTGGGAGAGCGATGGACTGCAGGGCCAGCACTGGATTCGCCTGCACATGAAGAAGGGCACAGTGGTGAA aaagcTTATTTTGACAGTTGATTCGACGGATGACAACTACATGCCCAAGAGGATCACCGTATTTGGAGGAGAGGGAGATAACCTCAAGAAACTCAGTGATGTTAATATCGATGA gAACCTGATTGGAGACGTGTGTGTGCTGGAAGACATGAGCTCGCACCTGCCCGTGATTGAGATTCGGATTGTGGAGTGCAGAG ATGAAGGGATTGATGTGCGGATCAGAGGGCTGAAGATCAAGTCGTCCCGGGAGAGGGACTTGGGCCTCAACGCCGATATGTTCCAGTCCCCCAACCTGGTGCGATACCCCCGGCTGGAAGGCACGCCCCCTGACGTGCTGTACCGAAGAGCCATCGTCATTCAGAG GTTCATCTCTCTGTTGGACAGTCTTCTTCCTCATCTTGTTCCTGCGTGGGATTATACATTGGGAACCTTCAACCATCTCAAA CACGTCAAGCAGTTCCTGCTGCTGTCCAAGAGGCGCTCGGCCCTCATCACCCAGTGCCTGAAGCACTCGGAGACCAGCAAGCCCAGCTTCATGCCCAGGCTGTACATCAACAGGAGACTGGCCATGGAGCACCGTGACAACCCCTCCCTGGACCCCAGCTGCAAAAACGCCGTCTTCACCCAG GTGTATGAGGGTCTGAAACCATCGGATAAGTATGAGAAAGTGCTGGATTACAG GTGGCCAGTCCGGTATGACCAGTGGTGGGAATGCAAATTCATCTCCGAGGGCATCATTGACCAAG GGGGCGGGTTTCGGGACAGTCTCGCCGACATGTCTGAGGAGCTGTGCCCAAGCTCGGCCGAGTGCCCTGTGCCCTTGCCCTTCTTCACGCGGACCTCCAACCAG GGCACTGGAGAGGCCCGGGACTGCTATGTGCCCAACCCCTCCTGCAGGGAGTTTCAGAAGTACGAGTGGATCGGCCAGCTGATGGGCGCCGCGCTCAGAGGAAAAGACTTTGTG GTACTGGCTCTGCCGGGGATTGTGTGGAAGCAGCTGACAGGGGAAGCAGTCAGCTGGAATAAGGATTTCCCTGCAGTGGACTCTGTGCTG GTGAAGCTGCTGGAGGCCATAGAAAACATGGACAAGGAGACCTTCGAGTTCAAATTCGGGCAGGAGCTGACTTACACCACCCTGCTGAGCGACGGGCGCATGGTGGAGCTGGTCTCTGGGGGCGGCAGCACCGCGGTCACGTTTGAGGACCGCAGAGAGTTCATTCGCCTGGTGCAGAAAGCCCGGCTGGAGGAGAATCGAGAGCAG ATCGCCGCCATGCAGGCCGGGCTGGTGAAGGTGGTGCCCCAGGCCGTTCTGGACCTCCTGACCTGGCAGGAGCTGGAGAAGAAAGTCTGCGGAGACCCAGAGATCACAGTGGAAGCCCTCAAACGCCTCA CACGATACGAGGATTTGGAGCAGTCCGATGAGCGAGTCCAGTACCTGTGGGAGGCGCTAACCAACTTCACCAACG AGGACCGCAGCCGGTTCCTGAGGTTTGTTACCGGAAGGAGTCGCCTTCCTGCTCCCATCTACATCTTTCCTGACAAACAAGG aacTGAAACCACAGATGCCCTTCCACAGTCTTCCACCTGCTCCAGTACTCTGTATCTGCCAAACTATCCCAG CGCTAAGGTCTGCGAGGAAAAACTCCGCTATGCTGCTTACAACTGTGTGGCGATAGACACAGACATGAGCCCCTGGGAGGAGTGA